In one Melaminivora jejuensis genomic region, the following are encoded:
- a CDS encoding putative toxin-antitoxin system toxin component, PIN family yields MRRPELQLSARPTPGEAARPVVLDSNIVLDLLLFADPAAAALRALLGAGRLRWIATQAMRDELASVLQYAHLQARLQRAGQQADQLLAAFDAGAQLLPAAARAPCVCKDADDQKFIDLAVAERALLLSKDKAVLCMRKRLESLGVQAVAAIVFEAQSILP; encoded by the coding sequence ATGCGCCGGCCTGAACTGCAGCTGAGCGCCCGGCCCACACCCGGCGAGGCCGCGCGCCCGGTGGTGCTGGACAGCAACATCGTGCTCGATCTGCTGCTGTTTGCCGACCCGGCTGCTGCGGCGCTGCGCGCGCTGCTGGGGGCTGGCCGGCTGCGCTGGATCGCCACCCAGGCCATGCGCGACGAGCTGGCCAGCGTGCTGCAGTACGCCCATCTGCAGGCGCGGCTGCAGCGGGCCGGGCAGCAGGCCGATCAGCTGCTGGCCGCATTCGACGCCGGCGCCCAGCTGCTGCCCGCTGCCGCGCGCGCGCCCTGCGTGTGCAAGGACGCCGATGACCAGAAATTCATCGATCTGGCGGTGGCCGAGCGCGCGCTGCTGCTGTCCAAGGACAAGGCCGTGCTTTGCATGAGAAAAAGGCTGGAAAGCCTTGGTGTGCAAGCGGTGGCAGCTATTGTTTTTGAAGCTCAATCAATTCTGCCTTGA
- the lptA gene encoding lipopolysaccharide transport periplasmic protein LptA, whose protein sequence is MQIRSLHPFALSLLAAALLAAAPLANAEKADRSKPMNIEADALRHDELQQVTVFTGHVVMTKGSIVLRGARLEVRQDANGYQSGVITADGNQRAFFRQKRDTAPGAPDEYVEGEAERIEYDGRADVVRLIRRGELRRYRAAALSDELTGARIVYNNATDVFTVEGGAPTGKGSSGGTPGGRVRAVLAPRETAPASPAPAPAATPALRPSPELGAGKP, encoded by the coding sequence ATGCAGATCCGCTCCCTTCACCCCTTCGCCCTGTCCTTGCTTGCCGCCGCGCTGCTGGCTGCGGCACCGCTGGCCAACGCCGAGAAGGCCGACCGCAGCAAGCCCATGAACATCGAGGCCGATGCGCTGCGCCACGACGAGCTGCAGCAAGTCACCGTGTTCACCGGCCACGTGGTCATGACCAAGGGCTCCATCGTGCTGCGCGGCGCGCGCCTGGAAGTGCGCCAGGATGCCAATGGCTACCAAAGCGGCGTCATCACGGCAGATGGCAACCAGCGCGCCTTCTTCCGGCAAAAGCGCGACACCGCCCCGGGGGCGCCCGATGAATACGTCGAGGGCGAGGCCGAGCGCATCGAGTACGACGGGCGTGCCGACGTGGTGCGCCTGATCCGCCGGGGCGAGCTGCGCCGCTACCGCGCCGCCGCCCTCAGCGACGAGCTGACCGGCGCGCGCATCGTCTACAACAACGCCACCGACGTGTTCACCGTCGAGGGCGGAGCGCCGACCGGCAAGGGCAGCAGCGGCGGCACACCGGGCGGGCGCGTGCGCGCCGTGCTGGCGCCGCGCGAGACGGCGCCGGCCAGCCCCGCCCCGGCACCCGCCGCCACACCCGCCCTGCGCCCCAGCCCCGAGCTGGGCGCCGGCAAGCCGTGA
- a CDS encoding acyl-CoA thioesterase, giving the protein MARIVFDIPAHFGFATEVQVYISHVNQGGHLDNAQLLSLVSEARVRFFHALGWREGHVGGAAIVVGDMLAQYKSEAFHGETLRVQMTPAEFNRYGFDLVFCMTETVSGREVARGKTGIVFIDRESRRVTPIAADVLARLQQCSQPQVPTDPPPAAA; this is encoded by the coding sequence ATGGCCCGCATCGTCTTTGACATCCCCGCGCACTTCGGCTTTGCCACCGAGGTGCAGGTCTATATCAGCCACGTCAACCAGGGCGGGCATCTGGACAACGCCCAGCTGCTCAGCCTGGTGTCGGAGGCGCGCGTGCGCTTTTTCCACGCCCTGGGCTGGCGCGAAGGCCACGTCGGCGGCGCCGCCATCGTGGTCGGCGACATGCTGGCGCAGTACAAGTCCGAGGCCTTCCACGGCGAGACGCTGCGGGTGCAGATGACGCCCGCAGAGTTCAACCGCTACGGCTTCGACCTGGTGTTTTGCATGACCGAAACCGTCAGCGGACGCGAGGTCGCCCGGGGCAAGACCGGCATCGTCTTCATCGACCGCGAGTCGCGCCGGGTCACGCCAATTGCGGCAGACGTGCTGGCGCGGCTGCAGCAATGCTCCCAGCCACAGGTGCCGACCGACCCGCCTCCTGCGGCAGCCTGA
- a CDS encoding SPOR domain-containing protein, whose translation MKHQQRGGTILGLILGVILGLGAALAVAVYVTKVPVPFLTKASPRASEQDEAERNKNWDPNAPLYGKNPARPASGDSAAGPAQPPAPATPAAPAESASSQPVAPAVVGNVPDTAAPPARSADSRPQPPPTSADPLGDLARARANAAPAPAPASSSDPFDYFVQAGAFRTQQDADAQRAKLAMLGWEARVSEREQSGRTVFRVRIGPFGKRDDAEGLKQKLDGAGVDSALVRVPR comes from the coding sequence ATGAAACACCAGCAACGCGGCGGCACCATTCTTGGCCTGATCCTGGGCGTCATCCTCGGCTTGGGGGCGGCGCTGGCCGTGGCCGTCTATGTCACCAAGGTACCCGTGCCTTTCCTGACCAAGGCCAGCCCGCGCGCCTCCGAGCAGGACGAGGCCGAGCGCAACAAGAACTGGGATCCCAACGCCCCGCTGTACGGCAAGAACCCGGCGCGGCCAGCATCTGGCGACAGCGCTGCCGGGCCGGCGCAGCCACCAGCCCCGGCCACCCCGGCAGCGCCCGCCGAGTCCGCGTCCAGCCAGCCCGTGGCCCCTGCCGTGGTCGGCAACGTCCCCGATACAGCGGCCCCGCCGGCGCGCAGCGCCGACAGCCGCCCGCAGCCGCCACCCACCTCGGCCGATCCGCTGGGCGACCTGGCCCGGGCGCGCGCCAATGCCGCGCCGGCGCCGGCCCCTGCGTCCAGCAGCGATCCGTTCGACTATTTCGTGCAGGCCGGTGCGTTCCGCACCCAGCAGGACGCCGACGCGCAGCGCGCCAAGCTGGCCATGCTGGGCTGGGAAGCGCGCGTGAGCGAGCGCGAGCAAAGCGGGCGCACGGTGTTTCGCGTGCGCATCGGGCCGTTCGGCAAGCGCGACGATGCCGAGGGACTGAAGCAAAAGCTCGATGGCGCCGGTGTCGATTCGGCCCTGGTGCGCGTGCCGCGCTGA
- a CDS encoding methyl-accepting chemotaxis protein, whose product MFQHLSLRARLIGASTAIAVLSLCILSAVAFIVVRANLLDNLDERIGGLTRQHAAELSQWVQDRQRITGSLKLALALEDPQPLLRAAEASGLDLAYFVRADKSHAFTKPRPEGYDGTARGWYRQAVAAGGPVLTPVYPDSASGQLTVSLVEPVLENGQAVAVVGSDIQLGSVVRKVGAIRATDKSFAFLVDGGNGSILAHPEAALTSKPLKDMEASLSLEGLQRLAAGGGHALLELDGRTQLLYAAQVQGTPWVLAVAADQAQALSALARLGQIAAGTTVVVVLLSALLMVAMVSQQLRPLLAVRDALRDIASGEGDLTRRMATDGPPELAQIGQAFNAFADKIAQVLLRIRLAADSVQVAASEIASGNQDLSGRTEAQAGSLQETAAAMEQLTATVQQNAAHARQAHELAGSASQVAGEGAGVVRQVVQTMEGIESASRRIVDIIQVIDGIAFQTNILALNAAVEAARAGEQGRGFAVVAGEVRTLAQRAATAAREIKGLIDASVQQVDAGSRLVHNAGQTMQEVEQSIARVSTIVTEISSASQEQSRGIAEVGSAVTQMDQATQQNAALVEQASAAAQSLRQQAQELTQVVGQFRLPQEAGRSAPVAGSIAAAAPARLPQLA is encoded by the coding sequence ATGTTTCAACATTTGAGCCTGCGCGCCCGGCTGATCGGCGCCAGCACCGCGATTGCCGTGCTGTCCCTGTGCATTCTGTCGGCTGTCGCCTTCATCGTGGTGCGCGCCAATTTGCTGGACAACCTGGACGAGCGCATCGGCGGCCTGACGCGCCAGCACGCCGCCGAGCTGAGCCAATGGGTGCAGGATCGCCAGCGCATCACCGGCTCGCTGAAGCTGGCGCTGGCGCTGGAGGATCCACAGCCGCTGCTGCGCGCCGCCGAGGCGTCCGGGCTGGATCTGGCCTATTTCGTGCGCGCCGACAAGAGCCATGCCTTCACCAAGCCCCGCCCCGAGGGCTACGACGGCACGGCGCGCGGCTGGTACCGGCAGGCTGTGGCCGCTGGCGGCCCGGTGCTGACGCCGGTCTATCCGGATTCGGCCAGCGGGCAGCTCACCGTGAGCCTGGTCGAGCCGGTGCTGGAAAACGGCCAGGCCGTGGCCGTGGTCGGCTCGGACATCCAGCTCGGCTCGGTGGTGCGCAAGGTCGGCGCCATCCGCGCCACGGACAAGAGTTTTGCCTTCCTGGTCGATGGCGGCAACGGCAGCATCCTGGCGCACCCCGAGGCTGCGCTGACCAGCAAGCCGCTCAAGGACATGGAGGCATCGCTGAGCCTGGAGGGCCTGCAGCGCCTGGCTGCGGGCGGCGGCCACGCCCTGCTGGAGCTGGACGGGCGCACGCAGCTGCTCTACGCCGCCCAGGTGCAGGGCACGCCCTGGGTGCTGGCCGTGGCGGCGGATCAGGCCCAGGCCCTGTCGGCCCTTGCCCGGCTGGGGCAGATCGCCGCCGGCACCACGGTGGTGGTGGTGCTGCTGTCGGCGCTGCTGATGGTCGCCATGGTCAGCCAGCAGCTGCGCCCCCTGCTGGCCGTGCGCGATGCGCTGCGCGACATCGCCTCGGGCGAGGGCGACCTGACGCGGCGCATGGCAACCGACGGCCCGCCCGAGCTGGCGCAGATCGGCCAGGCCTTCAATGCCTTTGCCGACAAGATCGCCCAGGTGCTGCTGCGCATCCGCCTGGCGGCGGACTCGGTGCAGGTGGCGGCCAGCGAGATCGCCAGCGGCAACCAGGACTTGTCGGGCCGCACCGAGGCCCAGGCCGGCTCGCTGCAGGAGACTGCCGCTGCCATGGAGCAGCTCACGGCCACGGTGCAACAGAACGCCGCCCATGCGCGCCAGGCGCACGAGCTGGCCGGCAGCGCCTCGCAGGTCGCCGGCGAGGGCGCAGGCGTGGTGCGCCAGGTGGTGCAGACCATGGAGGGCATCGAGAGCGCCTCGCGGCGCATCGTGGACATCATCCAGGTCATCGACGGCATTGCCTTCCAGACCAACATCCTGGCGCTCAACGCGGCCGTGGAGGCCGCGCGCGCCGGCGAGCAGGGCCGGGGCTTTGCCGTGGTGGCCGGCGAGGTGCGCACGCTGGCGCAGCGCGCCGCCACCGCTGCCCGGGAGATCAAGGGCCTGATCGATGCCTCAGTGCAGCAGGTGGACGCCGGCAGCCGCCTGGTGCACAACGCCGGCCAGACCATGCAGGAGGTCGAGCAAAGCATCGCCCGCGTCAGCACCATCGTCACCGAAATCAGCAGCGCCAGCCAGGAGCAAAGCCGGGGCATTGCCGAGGTCGGCAGCGCCGTCACGCAGATGGATCAGGCGACTCAGCAAAACGCCGCCCTGGTCGAGCAGGCCAGCGCCGCCGCCCAGTCCCTGCGCCAGCAGGCGCAGGAGCTGACGCAGGTGGTCGGCCAGTTCAGGCTGCCGCAGGAGGCGGGTCGGTCGGCACCTGTGGCTGGGAGCATTGCTGCAGCCGCGCCAGCACGTCTGCCGCAATTGGCGTGA
- a CDS encoding bacteriohemerythrin translates to MSHLVWTADLNTGIAEIDRQHQRIVEYINALYDQKDNPDRSVLAAIIHNVVDYTESHFAFEEALLEQSGYEFLDLHKKVHALFIRRVSLIKGRFDGGEDVAGELHDILSRWLFSHIRAEDHNYKERVKGYLAGRGADAAAAQTKAQALQASDYERLLPELNQRMQKKGWLARLFSR, encoded by the coding sequence ATGAGCCACCTCGTCTGGACGGCGGATCTGAACACCGGCATTGCCGAGATCGACCGCCAGCACCAGCGCATCGTCGAGTACATCAATGCGCTGTATGACCAGAAGGACAACCCCGATCGCAGTGTCCTGGCAGCCATCATCCACAACGTGGTGGACTACACCGAGTCGCACTTCGCTTTCGAGGAAGCATTGCTGGAGCAGTCGGGCTACGAGTTCCTGGACTTGCACAAGAAAGTCCATGCGCTGTTCATCCGGCGTGTGTCCCTGATCAAGGGCCGCTTCGATGGCGGCGAGGATGTGGCCGGCGAGTTGCACGACATCCTGTCGCGCTGGCTGTTCAGCCACATCCGTGCCGAAGACCACAACTACAAGGAGCGCGTCAAGGGCTATCTGGCCGGACGCGGCGCGGATGCAGCAGCGGCGCAGACCAAGGCCCAGGCCCTGCAGGCCAGCGATTACGAGCGGTTGCTGCCCGAGTTGAATCAGCGGATGCAGAAAAAAGGCTGGCTGGCACGGCTTTTCTCGCGCTGA
- the lptB gene encoding LPS export ABC transporter ATP-binding protein — MAQPAAAPPVGSGADAASCLQAHHLRKSYGGRQVVKDVSLSVQKGEVVGLLGPNGAGKTTSFYMIVGLVRCDGGQIGIDGHDVTDMPIHRRSRLGLSYLPQEASIFRKLSVQDNVRAVLELQKDEQGRPLPRAEIEQRLTSLLQELRVEHLRESPAPALSGGERRRVEIARALATQPRFILLDEPFAGIDPIAVIEIQRIIGFLKARGIGVLITDHNVRETLGICDHAFIISEGSVLARGTPSEIVDNAEVRRVYLGEHFRM; from the coding sequence ATGGCGCAGCCGGCGGCAGCGCCCCCGGTCGGCAGTGGCGCCGACGCGGCCAGTTGCCTGCAGGCCCACCACCTGCGCAAGAGCTACGGCGGCCGGCAGGTGGTCAAGGATGTGTCGCTGTCCGTGCAAAAGGGCGAGGTGGTCGGCCTGCTCGGCCCCAATGGCGCCGGCAAGACCACGTCGTTCTACATGATCGTCGGCCTGGTGCGCTGCGATGGCGGCCAGATCGGCATCGACGGCCACGACGTGACCGACATGCCCATCCACCGGCGCTCGCGCCTGGGCCTGTCGTATCTGCCGCAGGAAGCGTCCATCTTCCGCAAGCTCAGCGTGCAGGACAACGTGCGCGCCGTGCTGGAGCTGCAAAAGGACGAGCAGGGCCGGCCCCTGCCACGCGCCGAGATCGAGCAGCGCCTGACCAGCCTGCTGCAGGAGCTGCGCGTGGAGCACCTGCGCGAGTCGCCCGCGCCGGCCCTGTCGGGCGGCGAGCGCCGGCGCGTGGAGATTGCCCGGGCGCTGGCCACCCAGCCGCGCTTCATCCTGCTGGACGAGCCCTTTGCCGGTATCGACCCGATCGCTGTGATCGAGATCCAGCGCATCATCGGTTTTCTGAAGGCGCGCGGCATCGGCGTGCTCATCACCGATCACAACGTGCGCGAGACGCTGGGCATCTGCGACCACGCCTTCATCATCAGCGAGGGCAGCGTGCTGGCACGCGGCACACCCTCCGAGATCGTGGACAACGCCGAAGTGCGCCGGGTATACCTGGGCGAGCACTTTCGCATGTGA
- a CDS encoding class I SAM-dependent RNA methyltransferase yields MNSLQLFLPCAAGVEGLLADEVHALTGLAGHDLLTGRGGVLARASWRQALELNLHSRLAQRVLVQLASRPYRSEDDLYALAADVAWEIWFTPRQSFKIEVTAQHSPLKSLNFAALRVKDAVADRFRAKAGVRPDVQTRWPDVRLHLHLTAGEAQLYIDTSGESLFKRGWRNAADGGLKGDAPLKETLAAAMIAASGWQPHGGAPLPLYDPCCGSGTVAIEAAQIACRMAPGLHRRFGFEKLLPFQAHVWSAIKEEAVSAVVEPVAPVFGSDIAHRMVDFAQRNAERAGVAHAVQLRGGDALQRMPPTPQPGLLLLNPPYGERIAAAGSAGRNAAERAQARQGGHGPGRESAQVEDGGDFFAQLAAHWKRHYAGWQAWLLTPDLKLPSRMRLKESRRVPLWNGPIECRLFRFDLVAGSARARPGAGAGAADAPA; encoded by the coding sequence ATGAACTCACTGCAGTTGTTTCTCCCCTGCGCCGCCGGCGTGGAAGGCCTGCTGGCCGACGAAGTCCACGCCCTCACGGGCCTGGCCGGCCATGACCTGCTGACTGGGCGCGGCGGCGTGCTGGCGCGCGCTTCCTGGCGCCAGGCGCTGGAGCTGAACCTGCACAGCCGGCTGGCCCAGCGCGTGCTGGTGCAACTGGCCAGCCGGCCCTATCGCAGCGAGGACGACCTGTACGCGCTGGCGGCAGACGTGGCCTGGGAGATCTGGTTCACGCCGCGCCAGAGCTTCAAGATCGAAGTCACGGCGCAGCACAGCCCGCTCAAGAGCCTCAATTTCGCCGCGCTGCGCGTCAAGGATGCCGTGGCCGACCGCTTTCGCGCCAAGGCCGGCGTGCGCCCCGATGTGCAGACGCGCTGGCCCGACGTGCGCCTCCACCTGCACCTGACGGCAGGCGAGGCGCAGCTGTATATCGACACCTCGGGCGAGTCGCTGTTCAAGCGCGGCTGGCGCAATGCCGCCGATGGCGGCCTCAAGGGCGATGCGCCGCTCAAGGAGACGCTGGCCGCCGCCATGATTGCCGCCAGCGGCTGGCAGCCACACGGCGGCGCCCCGCTGCCGCTGTACGACCCCTGCTGCGGCAGCGGCACGGTAGCCATCGAAGCGGCGCAGATCGCCTGCCGCATGGCGCCGGGGCTGCACCGACGCTTTGGCTTCGAAAAGCTCCTGCCGTTTCAGGCGCATGTCTGGTCTGCTATCAAAGAAGAAGCTGTCAGCGCAGTCGTGGAGCCGGTTGCGCCGGTATTTGGCAGCGATATTGCGCACCGCATGGTGGACTTTGCCCAGCGCAATGCCGAGCGCGCCGGCGTGGCGCACGCCGTGCAGCTGCGCGGCGGCGACGCGCTGCAGCGTATGCCGCCGACGCCGCAGCCGGGCCTGCTGCTACTCAACCCGCCCTATGGCGAACGCATCGCCGCTGCCGGCAGCGCCGGGCGCAACGCCGCCGAGCGCGCCCAGGCCCGCCAGGGCGGCCACGGCCCGGGCCGCGAGAGCGCGCAGGTCGAGGACGGCGGCGATTTCTTCGCCCAGTTGGCGGCGCACTGGAAGCGGCACTACGCCGGCTGGCAGGCCTGGCTGCTCACGCCCGACCTGAAGCTGCCCAGCCGGATGCGCCTGAAGGAGTCGCGCCGCGTGCCGCTGTGGAACGGGCCGATTGAGTGCCGGCTGTTTCGCTTCGACCTGGTGGCCGGCAGCGCGCGCGCCCGCCCGGGCGCGGGAGCGGGAGCTGCCGATGCGCCGGCCTGA
- a CDS encoding thiol:disulfide interchange protein DsbA/DsbL, translated as MNRREFSSSTASVLALSALGLPLVMPTTAQAQQQFKEGKEYVRLSKAAPVEAPADRIEVIEFFWYSCPHCNTFEPTFEAWKKNAPQNLAIRRVPVAFNASFVPQQKLYYALEGMGKLPELHTKVFRAVHVERLPLNKDELIYEWIAKQGVDAKKFKEVYTSFTVANQIRKATQLQNDYQVEGVPSMGVAGRYYTDGTMAGNMDNVLRVVEHLVGQARKKT; from the coding sequence ATGAATCGCCGTGAGTTTTCCTCGTCCACCGCTTCGGTGCTCGCCCTGTCCGCCCTGGGACTGCCGCTGGTCATGCCCACGACAGCCCAGGCACAGCAGCAGTTCAAGGAGGGCAAGGAATATGTGCGCCTGTCCAAGGCCGCGCCTGTCGAGGCGCCGGCCGACAGGATCGAGGTCATCGAGTTCTTCTGGTACAGCTGCCCGCACTGCAATACCTTCGAGCCCACCTTCGAAGCCTGGAAGAAGAATGCGCCGCAGAACCTGGCCATCCGCCGCGTGCCGGTGGCCTTCAACGCCAGCTTCGTGCCGCAGCAAAAGCTCTACTACGCGCTGGAGGGCATGGGCAAGCTGCCCGAGCTGCACACCAAGGTCTTTCGCGCCGTCCACGTCGAGCGCCTGCCGCTGAACAAGGACGAGCTGATCTACGAATGGATCGCCAAGCAGGGCGTGGATGCCAAGAAGTTCAAGGAGGTCTATACCTCGTTCACCGTGGCCAACCAGATCCGCAAGGCCACCCAGCTGCAGAACGACTACCAGGTCGAGGGCGTGCCCTCCATGGGCGTGGCCGGGCGCTACTACACCGACGGCACCATGGCCGGCAACATGGACAACGTGCTGCGCGTGGTCGAGCACCTGGTCGGCCAGGCGCGGAAAAAGACATGA
- a CDS encoding RNA polymerase factor sigma-54, producing the protein MSRPALSLRVSQQLALTPQLQQSIRLLQLSTLELAQEVEQMLADNPFLEHDDEAEATAPPGPVAEPLAASQHGSAEDGADAADAPSTPETAELPDAPERLEWEGEGAGESDWGLDGPGRSGASDAEGEFDALELASSHESLAEHLSRQALALHLSPEDAAALALLIGSLDDDGYLPDSLPELADSLLAGDPDPERREDVLHRLTVALGLLQSLEPAGVGARDLAECLTLQLREREREGSAEPALVRVALAVCRQPLEWLARRDVRRLAHTCAASDEQTRTAIALIATLEPHPGRRFADVRRLVVVPDVIVRRSGSGTQQRFAVQLNPEVMPRLRVHELYAGALRGHRGSEGHAQLQARLQEARWFIKNVQQRFDTILRVSDAIVQRQKNFFVHGELAMRPLVLRDIAEELGLHESTISRVTTAKYMATPQGTYELKYFFGSGLGTETGGNASSTAVRALIRQFVAAEDPAKPLSDSKIADLLKEQGIECARRTVAKYREALKIPTASLRKTL; encoded by the coding sequence ATGAGCCGCCCGGCGCTGTCGCTGCGCGTCTCCCAGCAACTGGCGCTCACGCCGCAGCTGCAGCAGTCCATCCGGCTGCTGCAGCTGTCCACCCTGGAGCTGGCGCAGGAGGTCGAGCAGATGCTGGCCGACAACCCCTTCCTGGAGCACGACGACGAGGCCGAGGCGACTGCCCCGCCCGGGCCAGTTGCCGAGCCCCTGGCTGCGTCCCAGCACGGCAGCGCCGAGGATGGCGCCGACGCCGCCGATGCGCCAAGCACGCCCGAGACCGCCGAGCTGCCCGATGCCCCCGAGCGCCTGGAGTGGGAGGGCGAGGGCGCCGGCGAGAGTGACTGGGGCTTGGACGGCCCGGGCCGCAGCGGCGCCAGCGATGCCGAAGGCGAGTTCGACGCCCTGGAGTTGGCCAGCAGCCACGAATCCCTGGCCGAGCACCTGAGCCGCCAGGCGCTGGCGCTGCACCTGTCGCCCGAGGACGCGGCGGCGCTGGCGCTGCTGATCGGCTCGCTCGATGACGACGGCTATCTGCCGGACTCGCTGCCCGAGCTGGCCGACAGCCTGCTGGCGGGCGACCCCGACCCCGAGCGGCGCGAGGACGTGCTGCACCGCCTGACCGTTGCCCTGGGCTTGCTGCAGAGCCTGGAGCCCGCCGGCGTGGGCGCACGCGACCTGGCCGAGTGCCTGACGCTGCAACTGCGCGAGCGCGAGCGCGAGGGCAGCGCCGAGCCGGCACTGGTGCGCGTGGCCCTGGCCGTGTGCCGCCAGCCGCTGGAGTGGCTGGCGCGGCGCGACGTGCGCCGCCTGGCGCATACCTGCGCGGCCAGCGACGAGCAGACGCGCACCGCCATCGCCCTGATCGCCACCCTGGAGCCGCACCCGGGCCGGCGCTTTGCCGACGTGCGCCGCCTGGTGGTCGTGCCCGACGTGATCGTGCGGCGCAGCGGCAGTGGCACGCAGCAGCGCTTTGCCGTGCAGCTCAACCCCGAGGTCATGCCGCGCCTGCGCGTACACGAGCTGTATGCCGGCGCGCTGCGTGGCCACCGGGGCAGCGAGGGCCATGCCCAGCTGCAGGCGCGGCTGCAGGAGGCGCGCTGGTTCATCAAGAACGTGCAGCAGCGCTTTGACACCATCCTGCGCGTGTCCGACGCCATCGTGCAGCGGCAGAAGAATTTCTTCGTGCATGGCGAGCTGGCCATGCGCCCGCTGGTGCTGCGCGACATCGCCGAAGAGCTGGGCCTGCACGAGTCCACCATCTCGCGCGTGACCACCGCCAAGTACATGGCCACGCCGCAGGGCACCTACGAGCTGAAGTATTTCTTCGGCTCCGGCCTGGGCACGGAGACCGGCGGCAACGCATCGAGCACGGCGGTGCGGGCGCTGATCCGCCAGTTCGTTGCCGCCGAAGACCCGGCCAAGCCCCTGTCGGACAGCAAGATCGCCGATTTGCTCAAGGAGCAGGGCATCGAGTGCGCCCGCCGCACGGTGGCCAAATACCGCGAGGCGCTGAAGATCCCGACAGCCAGCCTGCGCAAGACTCTTTGA